GCCTCGGAGCCagaggggcttcctggaggaggaggagacgtcTCTCCTGAGCCAAGAACTGAAGGGTGACGGGGAAGACAGTTGGGAAGATGGGGAAAGCTGTTCCAGGTACAAGAATGTGAGGTGTCGGTAGATGGAGAAGTGGGGAAGAGAGGACAGACAGACCAAGGGGGAGGATGGGatggacagagggacagagggagaaagaagattCCAGTGACACTTGCTGCCCATCGGCGCTGGGGTGGGGACGGGCTATCTTCCTGCCAAGGCTGGGCCCGCCCGCGGGCCGTCAGACAGGCTGACCTAGTTTGCTGGATAGAGGAGTAATCCCCGGGGATGAGACTGAGCCCTTGGTAGCTTAAAGCTGATGAGTGGGGGGCAGAATGCTCTCCTGTACCCTCCCAGCAGGCTGGAAATCTGAGCGTCCTCCCCCCAAGGCCCCGCACGACCAGGCACCAAGTCGCGGCCTCGTCACCTCCCACGACTCTCCCCAGCACCCCTCCCGCCCTGGCCCAGCCTCTGCCAGAAGAGTCCTCTAAAGTGCAATCTGCCCCTACCTCTCCCTGTTCAGAACCTGCCACGGCTCCCCAGTGCCACTGGGAGCATGACCACCCCCCCGCATCCCCCCCGGGGTGAGCGGACCCTGCAGAATCTCGCCTTCCTCGTCTCACgccactgcccacccccacccacctccatctGCAGCCAGAGAGAGCCTTTACAAATAACCACCTGAGCACAAGGCTCACTCACTCAAGGGCTGTTCGTGGCTCCCCACTGCCCTCAAAATAAGGCCcagagcacttccctggtggtccaggggctaaaacCCTGCATTCCCAACaccgggggcctgggttcgatccctggtcagggaactagatcccacatgccgcaactaaagatcctgcacgtCACAACTAAGACCGGCGTggctaataaattttaaaacaaataaataagtccAAACTCCAGAGCCCAGCCTGTCCAAGTCCCAGGGGCTACCCTCTAGGCCCTGCCGGATCCCAATTCCAGCTGCTGGGGGCCGGCAGAGGCAGGAAGAGGCGAGCTTACCCTTCGCGTAGGTGCTGACAAGCGTGGCGAAGTTAGCGAGGAGGGTGAGTGGGGAGAAGTCAGTGAGGTCCGAGATCTCCAAGGTGTGCAAGAGGGAGCGGAGGCGCTCGGCGCAGaacctggtggggtggggggcgggcaggtGAGGGAGGTGATGGCTGCAGGCTGGATAGCCCCCTCGTCACCGTGCTCACATGCCGTCTCCCCAGCCGCCTGGCAGCTCTGGGAGGTCAGGGTCTGGGTCACTCTGTGTCCCCACCTTGTACCACTGCCCATCACAGGGGGCGCAGCCACAGGAGGGCACATAGAGCAAGAATCTCACAGCCCAGAGTCACCACCCAAATTCTTAGACtgtgaggaatctgcctgtaaggcaggagacccttcctgggtcgggaagactccctggagaagggcatggcaatccactccagtattctcacctggagaatcccatggacagaggagcctggtgggctacagtccagggggtcacacagagtcagacatgactgagcaactaacactccaGAGTCACACAGTCCTGTCACATGAGGTAACGCTCTCATACACAGGTTCTCAATCAAAAGGGGCAACCCATAACCACCCCCAGCATCCCACGGTCAGCACGTGAACGCCACACGGCCACAGGGTCACACACTCCCGCCCGGATCTCCACAAGGTCAGTCTCGGCCACAGTCCTCAGTGACACAGCGTTAGAGTTCTGCACGCTCCCAGACGATGGCCTCGGTGACGGCTCCTCCCTCACCGAGCCTGACACAGGCTCCATCAACGGCACACAAGCAAGGCCACCCAGCTCGAGGCAGGGACAGGCCGTGTATGGAGCGGGAGCACCCAGCTTTGGCGCCAGGCAGACGGTCAAGTTTAAAACCtgcctcctgggacttccctggtgggccagtggttaagacacccaatgcagggggcccaggttcaagccctggtcagggaactagatcccacatgccgagcgGTATgcccaagaaaaataataaataaaatgaataaaacctgTCTCCTGTATGTCCTTTCTTCCAGTCTGCCTATCCCCCAGGCTCGATCAGACGGCCCCTGTGTTCCTGCAGCCTCCAGGACACCCCCCCGCCCTGAGCCCTGGACTGACCCTGTCTGGGACGGGTCTGTCTCCCCAACTGGACTGTGagcccaggagggcagggccagggccgTCTCCATCACTGTTGTGTCCCCAGCACAGAGCAGGCCCTCGGAACACGGACCCTGTGACTCGGATCCCCTCTGTCCTCACAAGTCTCTTATGAGGGAAGAAGGGTGAAGCCGCACCAAGGGCTCCCACCTCCTCAGAGGCAGAGCAGCCAGGAGCCCCAGAGCCCCACCGGCAGGGCTTCTGGTCACAACCACACACAGTGCCGGGAGGCTTCCCCTCCACGGGACACAGCGTCCTCATCGGCAGCACAAGGCGGGGGCGCTGTGTTGCGTCCCTGGGCCGTGGACTGCAAAGCACTCGGCTCGTCATCAGTGCTCTAGACCGGGTGGGTTCCTGGGGTCGCTGCTTTGTCATTAAACCACCACACGAACCTGGGGGTAAAGGGGCTGACCCCCTACCCCTTGcacaaaggaggaaactgaggttcagagaagacCAAAGACTGATCCACAGcacaaaggaaaagcagagatagCTCCACCCCCACTCCCGAGCCCCTCATCACTGGCCCTGCCCCCCAGACTGCACCGGAGGGGCTGGCTCCTGCCCAGGGGTTGGGGACCAATGAGAGGCCCTGGCGGGAGGAAACGGGGAGTGAGCATTTTCTCCCAGCTCCCATCCCGCTGGCCCATCAGGAGCCCCTCTCCAGGGCCGCTCCCTCCATGGCCTGGAGTGAGAACACCCCTGAGCACTGGCCAGGGCCCTGGGGGCtcgcccccgcccccctccctctGCACACAGTCTTCCATCACACTTCCTGAGGTCAGTTCTCTGATCATGGCTATTGACAAGGGCGCCCACCCCACATCCCCACCGGGACCCCTCCCACGCCCAGCCCACGCGGCAGCCGCACCTGAGGGGCTTGCGCTGGATGCAGACGCGCTGGGCCAGGCCGCTGAGGAAGGCGGGCGGGCTCTCCTGGACCACATGCTGCACCCGCAGGCGCCACTTGACGTACTCCAACAGGCGGCGCAGGAAGCCCAGGAAGTGCTCGGCAGTGCGGATGGAGCCGGGCACCGCCTCTGCGGGGGAGACCTGCTCAGCCAGGCGCAGGGTGGGGGgcgcaggggaggggaggggaggggaggggaggggtggggagaggcggggcggggaggcaCGGGGGAAGGGGGCGCGGCTCACCCTTCAGCACTTCGTCAGGCAGCACCGGGTTGGCCAGGTGGGCATCGGTCTCCCGGGCGGCGCTGGCCTCCCGCAGCCCCTCCACCAGGCGGCGGTACTCCTCTCGCAGTCGCTGCTCGTCCGTCTCCTTGATCCTAAGGGGAGTCGGGGTGTGGGAAGAGCTGGGCCACTTGGGGGGCAGGTCAGGCGCCAGGGTCTACGGGCCGGGGCACCCCCACCTGAGCACCGTCTTCTGCAGGGTCTCCAGGTTGGCCTGGCACCGATCCAGGGTGCGGCGGGTGAGGTTGACACTCATGGAGTCGATGCAGACGTTGTCTGGGGGCCGGGGAGAGGGCCGGGCTCAGGCAAGCGGACGCAGCACCAGCGGAGGGGCCGCCTCGCCTCCCCGCCCCACTCTCTGCTCACCGATGTTGTGGGCCTCGTCAAAGACGACCACGGCCTTGCGGGCCAGCTCCTTGGACACCAGGTCGGCAATCTTGGGGTCCAGCAGGTAGTGGTAGCTGTAGACCACCACGTTGGCGTGCAGGATCTGGGGGCCAAGGGGGCAGGGTCACCCCGGCCCGCCTGCCAGCGCCCACCCCCAGGGCCCTGTCGCCTGGTGGACTCCACCAGGTCACATCTCTCCCTCCCAGGCCCGGAGAGGTGAGGCAAAGGGAAGGACACAGGCAggtggacagacagacacagacatgcAGGCAGAGGCGAGGAACAAACAGAAGTGAAGAGGTAGAGACAGACTGAAGAACAGACACAGGCAGACCAATAGGGGGATCTAGGCAGGCAGACAGGCACACCGACCGGCAGCCTGTAACCCTCCCCCCCACCCGCAGCCCCAGTGCCTCCTCACTGAGTATCGGGCCAGGAAGTATGGGCACCAGCCCTGGCGCCGTCCTACGGCCTTCAGGTCATCCAGGTTGTAGATGCCCGTGGGGAGGGGCACCTGGCGCCCGTGAACATCAAATTCCTGGGGTGAGAGGGTAGCTGGGGGTCAGGGGGATTGACTGCTGCAACTCGCCCTCCCTCACTCCCCGCTGCCCCACAGGTACCTCGTAGAAGCGGCAGTGGGGCAGGCTGGAGTCCCGCTGGTACTGCGCCCGCACGTATGAGGCCGTGAGGCTGTGGCATTTCCCGTCCACGTCCTTCCCAAAGCGCAGGGGTGTCACCTGCAGGCCGGGGAGCATCTTAGCACCAGGACAGGCCAAGAACCCTGAGCACGCCTGGAACCCGGGGCTGAACACCTGACAGCTGGTGGGTGGGAGGTCATCCTTTGAGATGACCAGGGTGGGACTTGGGCAAAACTTGTCCTGAACCTGCTTCGTGATTAAACAGTTAAGACACCTGCAAACTTACTGCAAGGATGCAAGAGTGGCCCAACCGTTGGgctcttattctttttaaaatgttaaaccctaagacttccctggtggtctagtggataagaatccgcctgccaatgcagaggacacaggttcgatccctgatctgggaatagcccacatgctgcggagcaactaagaccGTGTGCCACATTACTGAGCCCACGagcctagagcctgcactctgccacaagagaagccaccacgacgaGAAGCACACACCGCaacaagaggaggccctgctcgctgcagctagagagtctgtgcacagcagtgaaagcccaacacggccaaaaataaataaaaaaacgaACAAAACATTAAGCCTCGTGcaatgtcaattatacctcagtttttgtttttgtttttaacattaagGCTTGAAGAACCTTCAGCATGTAGATTacactttatcttttaaaatgctaCAACAGCCAGAAACCTTGGCAAGGTCTGAGAACTAGAGGAGGTTTTGATCACAGTTTGAGACCTTCCTTGGCCCTGCCCTGCTCCGAACCCTCCAAGGCTGTTGGTGGCATCATCACAGCCCAGGGCTGCCCTTCCTCAGAATGAAACTGTTCTTTCCCCAGAGTGAGGGCTCTGAGGCTGTGGGCCCTCCCTCTCCCATTTCATCAGTGACAAAGACTGTgctgcttctttctctttctttacattttattattacttttaacaAGCAATACAGGCATTTCCATGGTGATCCAGTGGTGAAGATTCTGCACTGCCAatacagggggtgcaggttcgatccctggacgaggaactaagatcccacatgccgtggggtgaggcaaaagataataaataaaaatgggtgCAAGTGTGTCATATGAGGCACGCAAGGCTAAATGTGTCACAGATGCTCCcacagaaaagtattttaaaactctGAAAACTTTCGCTAGGACTGAAGCAGAGAGATATTAGCAAATCTACTTTGAAACACTCACTTCAGTCCAGACGAAGACTACAGCCATGCTGGTAAGTCCTTCCAAGGCAGCAGGCCCATGGAAGGAAAAAACCGAGATGGAAATATCTGGCGCAGCCTTCAGCCTTATCCAGGTCACTATACAGCTCTGGAGACAACTAAGACACTGCCCTGAAGTACAGTATAATACTGCTTATGCCCTTACCACGTTTCCAGAAAACCTACCCCAGCTCATTAACTCTCGACTTCTTACTATCCTAATGGGGACTAGAACCACCCTTTGCACGTGTTCTGGACACACCCATGCAGCGATTTACTACATGGTGCCTCTTCATTTGTGGCTCTTAAAGTCCTAAGGCAAACTCTTACTTAAAAGCAAGCATctcaagggacttctctggtggtccagtggctaagactcccagctcccaatgcagggggcccgggttcgactCCTAGTCAGAGAATTAGAcctcacatgctacaactaacacccagcacagctaagtaaacacataaataaataaagcgaCCTAGCACAGTCGGCCCTCCTGACCTGCAGTTCCCGATCCCACAGATACGAAGCGTCAACTCTACATTACATGACTAATTCATTTCACAGCTAGAAGTCTGTCCTTTTTGACTgcttcacccatttcacccagGCCCCACCTCCTTGCCCAACCTTATCAACAACGGTTAATGAAGCAGGTAattaattatccccattttacagacaggcgGACTGAAGCCCAGACAGCAGAAATCACGTGTGCAAGAGTATATGGTTAGTACGTTCCAGAATCAGGAAACCAGGCCTGCCAGACTCCAGGAGCCACCTCTTCATCTCTCCCAGGCTGGGGGAAGTGGGAAGGCTCCCCGGAGGAGGTGTGCCTGAGCCATGAGTGATGAGAGAGAAGAGAACTTTGTGCGTGGCCCCTGCACATCTCCCTGAGAGGTCTGGTCTGGGTGGGGATCTAGAACCCCCGGTTGGACGGAAGGGTTTCCTCAACCCTGACACTTAGAGAGAGGGGAGGAATGAGCACTCACCTCGGGATGAATACACAGGTTCTTCCGGGAGCTCAGAGCCAGCCCCAAAAATGGCAGCTTCTCGCCCTCCTGTTTCTCATAGAAGCTCAGTAACTTTCGAAGTTCTTCAATCACCTGTTACAGACGAAGGAGGAGGGAACTGGCCTCAGTGAAAGTCCAAACCCCTGTCCAGGCAGGTTCTAGCCCCTTCCCCAGCTTCCCACTGGGCTCAAAGCTATGGTGGCAACCACCAGGGAGACAGATGGGTTAGGGGACAGTGAGGGTGGGGGGCCTGGGATAGCCCAGGGCTCACCTTCTCAATCTCAGGCACAGTCCTCGAGCAGTAGATGAGTTTAGTCACCTCCAGGGGATACGCCTGCCGACAACCATGGGCTCAGCCTCGGCCCCCGTCCAGCCTCCTCCTGCTGCCCCCTCCTCGGGCCCAGGGAGTCACTTACCCGCTGGTACGCCATGATCAGGGCCAACAGGGACACTGTCTTCCCAGTGCCTGAGGGCATCTCCAGGACTCCATGACCCTGTTTGTGGTAGGCAGGAGGGACACGATACAGGTGCTCAAAACTCCAGGGACACAAACTCTGGGACCCTCCCCCCAGAATGAAACCATCTTGGAATAACAAGACACAACGTAGCAGTTAGAAATCTAGGCCTCAGGGGCAGTGGATCTGAACCCCACTTTTGCCACTCTGgaatctccctggtggctcagacggtaaagcgtctgcctgccgtgcgggagacccaggttcgatccctgggttgggaagatccgctggagaaggaaatggcaacccactccagtaatgttgcctggaaaattccatggactgaggagcctggtgggctacagtccatggggtcgcaaagagtcggacacgactgagcaacttcactttcactttgccacTCTGGTTGAGTGGTCTTAGGCAAGACCTTTCAACCTCTCTGAGGACTCTGTGTCTCTAAAAACTGGCCTACAGTGGTGAAGACTGTGAGCCTTCACTaccgagggcccaggttcaaaccccggtcagggaactatgatcatgcaagccatgcagtgcagcaaaaaaaaaaaaaaaaaaataggggttGGGGGTCTAAGAAGCTCTTCCTCATCGCAGGACTATGAGGAATAGGGACAAACTGCAGGCTAAATATTTAGTGCAATATCGGATTTATAtgtatgctaagtcccttcagtcatgtccctttgcgaccccatgactataggactatagcccacaaggctcctctgtccacggggttctccaggcaagaatactggagtgggttgccatgcccttctccagaggatcttcccaacccaggaatctcctgcattgcaggcagattctttactgtctgcactaccagggaagttctatcTGATATGTAGGAGCCTTCTCTTTTAACCTAGCACAGCACTTACCTCTGTGCCTGGCACTATTACTAAGTGTCTTACATCAGAGTATCTCAGCCTCGACTCTCTTGACATTTGGAGGCCGCATACCATATGATTGTGGGGTCTGTCCCCCACTGCAGCAGCAAATGTGGCCTCTACGTACTAGATGCCAGTTGCACCCCTCCTCCACTAGTATTGACAACCGGGAATGTCTCCACACTTTACTGAATGTCCTCCGGGGGTCAAAATGGTCCCCAGTTGAGAACTTCTGCCTTACTTAGTGAATTAACCCCTGCAGCCCTCattaatatgaaagtgaaagtagtgaaagtgttagtcactcagtcctgtccaagtctttgcaaccccatggactgtaaccttccaagctcctctgcccatggaattctccaggcaagaatactgcagtgggttgcctttctcttctccaggggatcttccccacccagggatcgaatcccggcctcttgcattgcaggtagattctttaccatctgagccacctgggaagccccatattaagctgaggtaggtactattactaTGGCTATTTACCAAAGTGAAGACTGCAGAGGGGAGATTAAGTGATTTACCCAAGGACACACTACTGTGGGTAGCCAATTCCTGAGTCTCTATATGCCTAAGCCGACCACGGAGCAGTTCAGCCTTTGATAAAGGTCAGCTGATgctatttttaattactattatTTGAAATACCAAGTTTGGCAGCGGGGGCTATCACAAGGACCTCAGATTTCTAAACTCTAGaccagaggtccccaacctccaggatctaatgcctgatgatatgAGGCCTAATGATCGAATGTCTGACAGAcccaatgtaataataatagaaataaaatgcacaaaaatGAGTTTGAATCCCTCCGTCCGCAAATTGAATTCTCCAAAACTGGTctttggtgccaaaaaggttggggaccactgcaaTCTCAGTCTTAAAGGCGCGTGTTGATCAGCCCCACCTCTCAGGTGGGCAGCGGCGGGCCCGGCCCCCCCACCTTGGCATCCAGCGTGCGTTTCAGCTCCAGCATGTACGAGAACTGCTCCGGGTAGATGTAGTCGTAGGGGAAGTAGACCAGCAGCCCGTCCACGTTGAGCCTGGCGGCGGGGGCTGCCGAATCAGTCCCCCGTCCCCTCAGCCCCTCTCCAGCCCCCACACTCCCCTGCCGCCGGGCCGAGAGCGGTTGCCCGCCGAGCGCCGGCCGGCTGGTCCGTCCCGCACATCCCCCCGGTTCTCTAGCAGCCTCCAGGTCCCTTCGGCATTCCCTCGCTGGCCCTCCCCGCAGCTATCCCCACCCCAGCGCGGCAGCCTCCCTTCGCTCCGCCGGGACCCGAGGCCTGACCACGCGTCCCCGCATCTTCCGGACCCCCACTCCCGCTCGCGAGCCGCGAACCCGGGACCCCCCTCTCACTTCATGGCGCCGGTCGCGGTTTGGAGCGGCGTCGGCCCGCCTCccttatgaatattcaggaaagaCAGGCTCCTCAGGGTATCCTCGAGGCGCTGCCCCACCTTCTTCGCGACGCCATTGGCTGAACCTGCCCGTCACTCCCCATTGGAGTGACGTCAGGAGGCACAGTGCGCGTGCGCACGGCAATTGCGGGAGGCGGGTTCCGGGGTAGGTGTGGCCGGAGGCATCGCGCAGGATCGCCGAGTACCAAGAAGGAAACGCTGATGGAAGAGAACTGAGAGAATCGATCTCATTCGCTGGGATTCGATCTTCCCGCGTCTGTCCAGATTACCTGAGCAGGGGATGCATACTCAATTTTATTCTATTATATTCTTGGTTTTAAGAGGTACACCTCCCTTTCCCCCCAACTTCAATAAAGTAACCAAGTCTACAATGGGAGAACCCAGAGAGGGTCAGAGCCTGGGGGATCATAGAGGGCTTCCtgggaatcttcacaacccaggggccgaatctaggtctcccgcattgcaggcggattctttaccatctgagccaccagggatgccctgtgCTGTacatagtcgctcagtcgtatcggactcttcgcgactccgtgcactgtaacccaccaggctcctctgtccatgggattctgcaggcaggcGCTCCCAATTATCATGTCCCGTGTATTTGCGCTTCCTGATTTCCGATGCACGCAGTAGTAACCGCAGTTTGCAGCAAGCAGAAGCGAGCAGAAGCTGGGAACAAGAGCTTAGTTCCTGATCAGGAACTTCACCTCTGGATCTCAGAGGCCAGAGGCTAGGACCTGGATTCCCAGTCTTTGCCTGCGGCGTTAAGAAAAAATTCGGGGGAGGaggcagaaggtaaagagaaaagtaaaaagtttattggaaaagaagaatacATGTGGAAAGACGCAGGGGCAAACTCTGGGGTTACACCTTTAGGAAGTTTAAATCTGTTGTAAGGGGGCAGTGTTCCAGATCTTGGTCTTCCTTCAggccagtcatcttgctttgtcccccctccctcccctgaggTGCCCACTCAACTCTCAGCCAAGATGAATCTGGAGGTGAAGTCTTCTGGGACCAGCAAGCCGCATTATGGCCTGGAATTAGCGTGGTGTGTCTCCCTTGTCCCAGAAAGGGTGAGGGAGGGGAGCGGAGAGCCCTTAATCCTTTACTCAAACAGTGTTTTGcccctctttgtccttgccatgattATTATCTTAAGgtgtttacaagagacaaagacagGCTATTTACCCTGTATCTGTTGTTACTTCCATTTCGGAGGGCAAACAGGAGGCTGATTGTAAAGGCCTAAACTGGAGCCCACCTATCTCCTGTCTCAGGAAATGCTAACAGAAGGCTAGTTGTAAGTATCCAGCCTGAAGCTCACTTCTTCCTGCCccatgaaatgcaaaaaggaggCCAGTTGTAAATGTCTAAACTGGAGCTCGTCTGTCTCCTACCTCGTTCCTAGTTTGTTCTGCTCCATGGTGCAAGGAGCATCACTGTGGCATGCCTTAAGGCTCAGGGTCATGTGAGCAACCTCACTAATTGGCTCAATACCCACGCCACCGCTGCCACCATCGCGAGTTCTACTGGCTCCCTAGCCCCAATTTTCAGAGACTTTACCTGACTTTGGGAGTATATTCTCATTTATATGACTGTGacagaatgtttttttttcttgaagtctttattggatttgttgcaatattgcttctggtttttttgttttgttttgttttaatgttttgactttttggccacaaggcatgtgggatcctagctccccgaccagggatccctcaccacaccccctgcactggaaggtgaagtcttaaccactggactgccagggaggtccctaaaTGTCCTGTGTTGGTATAAGTGTCATTATCCCCACTTtggaagtgaggaaactgagtctcagagaaaaACTTGCCCTTGGCTTGACAGCTAGGCCAGGTGCTGCTCCCCATCCCTCCCTtagccccaccctgccccctctgAGTCATTGCTGTTTGGGATGGCTGTCTCCCCTGCTGGACTGTGAGCCCCAGGAAGGTAGGGCTGAGACTGTCTTGGTCACCAACGTGTGTGCCTTTTGCCACacagtaaagagtcagacacgactgagcgactaagcacagcccagcgcAGGGCATGCACAGAGCGGGGGCTCAGTGAATGTAGGCTCAACTTCCTTACAGTCTGCCCTCCATATCCACAGATTCAGAAGCCACAGATACAGAGGATGAACTGTCCTAGGGCATTTTTTTGCCGGGCTTCAGTATTCAGCGATTTTTGGTATCTGTGTGTAGGGGGCGGGGGGGCATCCAGACCCAGTCCCCTCCACTTATACCAAGAGACAACGGTATTTTCAGTCCGCTGTTGGTCCTCACTGATAGTGAGGACCTAGTGTATTCCATCGCTTAGAATCCATCAGTACAACAAGGCCAGGGTCAAGGGGTGGGGCTTACTCAAGGGCATCAATAGCAGGAGGCAGGGGTGATTGACAGCGTCTTAGAATGGCCGCCTCCTGCCTGCTCCATGCCTTTGTAGTCTCTGCTTCCTGTGTCTGGAAGGCTCTTCTCTCAGATCTCTGTGTGGCTTCCTTCCTCACCTTCCTCAAGCCTTCCCTGAATCTTCCTCAAGCATCCTCTCAGCAAGACCTTCCCTGACTTCCCTATTTAAATTGCAatacacagcacagcacacactggATAGGCCAGATGATGGTCCCCAAAATCTCCCGGTCCTGATCCCTGGAACCTATGAATGTTCCCTCACATGAGtcaaccaaaaccaaaacaaaacacagaaggcCCCAAATAAGagtttagggaattccctgatagctcagtttggagaaggcgatggcaccccactccagtactcttgcctggaaaatcccatggaaggagcagcctggtgggctgcagtccatgggggtcgctaagagtcggacacaactgagcaacttcactttcacttttcactttcatgcattggagaaggaaatggcaacccactccagtattcttgcctggagaatctcagggacaggggagcctggtgggctgccgtctatggggtcacacagagtcagacatggctgaagtgacttagcagcagcagcagtgatagctcagttggtaaagaatccccctgcaaggcaggagaccccggtttgattactgggtcgggaagatccactggagaaggggaaggctacccactccagtattctggcctggagaattctgtggacagtcCAAGGGTTTGCAAAGAGGCAgtgcaactttcacttcactggtggtctaatggttagaATTCTGTGTTTCTACTGCAAGGGGCCGAGGTTTGagccttgatcagggaactaagattcctcaaGCTGCatagcatggcaaaaaaaaaaagtttatgtagGGTTTTAAGAATTGCAGTTCGAGAGACATAGATTTGGGTAAAACTGAAGGATtattccaggcttcccaggtggcgctagtggtaaaaaacctacctgccagtgctggggacgattgcaggttcgatccccggtacaggaagattccccatgccgcggagcgactaagcctgtgtgccacaaatactgaaccTGCATTTTAGAGC
The genomic region above belongs to Budorcas taxicolor isolate Tak-1 chromosome 18, Takin1.1, whole genome shotgun sequence and contains:
- the ERCC2 gene encoding general transcription and DNA repair factor IIH helicase subunit XPD, with translation MKLNVDGLLVYFPYDYIYPEQFSYMLELKRTLDAKGHGVLEMPSGTGKTVSLLALIMAYQRAYPLEVTKLIYCSRTVPEIEKVIEELRKLLSFYEKQEGEKLPFLGLALSSRKNLCIHPEVTPLRFGKDVDGKCHSLTASYVRAQYQRDSSLPHCRFYEEFDVHGRQVPLPTGIYNLDDLKAVGRRQGWCPYFLARYSILHANVVVYSYHYLLDPKIADLVSKELARKAVVVFDEAHNIDNVCIDSMSVNLTRRTLDRCQANLETLQKTVLRIKETDEQRLREEYRRLVEGLREASAARETDAHLANPVLPDEVLKEAVPGSIRTAEHFLGFLRRLLEYVKWRLRVQHVVQESPPAFLSGLAQRVCIQRKPLRFCAERLRSLLHTLEISDLTDFSPLTLLANFATLVSTYAKGFTIIIEPFDDRTPTIANPILHFSCMDASLAIKPVFERFQSVIITSGTLSPLDIYPKILDFHPVTMATFTMTLARVCLCPMIIGRGNDQVAISSKFETREDIAVIRNYGNLLLEMSAVVPDGIVAFFTSYQYMESTVASWYEQGILENIQRNKLLFIETQDGAETSVALEKYQEACENGRGAILLSVARGKVSEGIDFVHHYGRAVIMFGVPYVYTQSRILKARLEYLRDQFQIRENDFLTFDAMRHAAQCVGRAIRGKTDYGLMVFADKRFARADKRGKLPRWIQEHLTDANLNLTVDEGVQVAKYFLRQMAQPFHREDQLGLSLLSLEQLESEETLRRIEQIAQQL